One genomic segment of Desulfocapsa sulfexigens DSM 10523 includes these proteins:
- a CDS encoding DUF1638 domain-containing protein yields the protein MQSSLCKQTEELSSFPKKDITERRDISLITCPIFRDELESVLAELNLSPHIDYMHYTIHNNPHTMEEQLQEGIDRAIKNGDRVRFLVGKHCKGKRNIADVVEDCGGKIPHARNCIDMLIGDDLAKELQKNRTSLMTPAWIRMINQSIQDGQWSVTDARLNLGWYNKIIILDTGMDSLSDEQIMEFYDLIQVEIDILPVKLTHFKKLLLKLLKE from the coding sequence ATGCAAAGCTCTCTCTGTAAACAGACCGAAGAACTTTCTTCTTTTCCAAAAAAGGATATCACTGAACGCAGAGATATCTCCCTTATCACCTGTCCTATTTTTCGTGATGAACTTGAAAGTGTTCTTGCCGAATTGAATCTAAGTCCACATATCGACTACATGCATTATACCATCCACAACAATCCCCACACAATGGAGGAGCAATTGCAGGAAGGTATCGACAGAGCCATCAAAAACGGGGACAGAGTTCGCTTTCTCGTAGGTAAACATTGTAAGGGAAAACGGAATATAGCTGATGTTGTTGAAGACTGTGGAGGAAAGATTCCTCACGCAAGAAACTGTATTGATATGCTGATTGGTGATGACCTTGCCAAAGAATTACAAAAGAACCGCACCTCTCTTATGACTCCTGCCTGGATCAGGATGATTAATCAGTCCATTCAGGATGGTCAATGGTCTGTTACCGACGCTCGCCTGAATCTTGGCTGGTATAACAAGATTATTATTCTAGACACGGGGATGGATTCCTTAAGCGATGAACAGATTATGGAATTTTACGATCTGATCCAGGTGGAAATTGATATTTTACCTGTGAAGTTAACCCACTTTAAAAAATTACTCTTGAAACTCCTCAAAGAATAA
- the tilS gene encoding tRNA lysidine(34) synthetase TilS has protein sequence MNALQRRIEKLVISSSLFHPKSSVVLGVSGGADSISLLHILSNLFPATRRIAVYIDHGLRPLETEAEKKLVREQAMACSAHFESLTIDVTGEQQAKGCSLEEAARELRYQALETLRVSHGASVIAVGHTADDQAEEVLLRLIRGCGSRGLSGMDLHHGHIVRPLLQETKDTLLSYLKEQNIPFCLDSSNLDRRFLRNRIRLELLPKLENDYNQAVRQTLLQTATILNDEDKLLEEITTIAYQSVVVKEQDMLSLSLTGFLQQPIAIQRRILDRICWTLGSKPSYKKIKSLLALAESETRKEIHLSNGLRAVREAEIICFHRPSLRSSYRGTGIIRKSFSPIIVNGPGVFPIEELGHTLHIQCLPFSPALPATPDTLFLDADLIQFPLSVRHIKEGECFQPLGAPGRKKLSRFLSDHKIPIMERDKYPLILSKDTILALVGLRIDHNFRIRKQTKQVLALQWLTS, from the coding sequence ATGAACGCCCTCCAGAGACGGATAGAGAAGCTGGTCATCTCATCCTCCCTGTTTCATCCCAAATCATCTGTTGTCTTAGGTGTTTCCGGAGGTGCTGATTCTATAAGCCTGTTACACATTCTCTCCAACCTCTTTCCGGCCACCAGACGTATAGCTGTTTACATTGACCATGGACTACGCCCTCTGGAAACCGAAGCTGAAAAGAAACTTGTCCGAGAGCAGGCCATGGCATGCTCTGCACATTTTGAATCTCTTACCATTGATGTCACAGGTGAACAGCAGGCAAAAGGTTGTTCACTTGAAGAAGCCGCCCGTGAACTCCGTTATCAGGCGCTTGAAACGCTCAGAGTCTCCCATGGAGCATCCGTTATCGCAGTTGGACACACAGCCGATGACCAGGCTGAAGAGGTTCTTCTTCGTCTGATTCGAGGGTGTGGAAGCAGGGGACTCAGTGGCATGGACTTGCACCATGGACACATTGTTCGTCCTCTGCTCCAGGAGACGAAAGACACCCTGCTCTCCTATTTAAAAGAACAGAATATTCCTTTTTGCCTGGATAGTTCCAATCTTGACAGACGCTTTTTGAGAAACAGAATTCGCCTGGAGCTATTACCAAAACTTGAAAATGACTACAATCAAGCGGTGCGCCAGACTTTGCTTCAGACTGCAACAATCCTCAACGACGAGGACAAGCTCCTCGAAGAAATAACTACAATCGCCTATCAGAGTGTTGTCGTTAAAGAACAGGATATGCTCTCTCTTTCACTTACTGGTTTTTTACAACAACCGATTGCCATTCAACGTAGAATCCTTGACAGGATATGCTGGACGCTGGGATCAAAACCGTCCTATAAGAAAATTAAAAGCCTGCTTGCCCTTGCAGAATCAGAAACCCGCAAAGAAATTCACCTCAGCAATGGTTTACGAGCAGTTCGAGAAGCTGAAATCATTTGTTTTCACCGTCCATCTCTTCGGAGCAGCTACCGTGGCACTGGAATCATCCGGAAATCATTTTCTCCCATTATCGTAAATGGCCCAGGTGTCTTTCCCATAGAAGAGCTTGGTCATACCCTACACATACAGTGCTTGCCATTTTCCCCGGCCCTGCCTGCCACTCCGGACACCCTGTTCCTTGATGCTGATTTGATACAATTTCCTCTTTCCGTCCGTCATATCAAGGAAGGCGAATGCTTTCAACCACTTGGTGCTCCAGGAAGAAAGAAACTATCCCGTTTTCTCTCTGATCACAAAATACCCATTATGGAAAGAGATAAGTATCCTCTTATCCTCTCAAAAGATACAATTCTTGCCCTAGTCGGCCTGCGCATAGACCATAATTTTCGAATCAGAAAACAAACAAAACAGGTATTGGCACTGCAATGGCTGACTTCATAA
- a CDS encoding response regulator gives MKILIAEDTPVNQVLLADFLEPYGECHVARDGFEAVEIFEQSLSTTEQSFDLLCLDIMMPKMDGQAVLQTVRKLEEEQGIAEEERVKVLMITALDDSKNIMEALVKGKCAGYLTKPVSRATLQEQLALLGLG, from the coding sequence ATGAAGATTCTAATTGCAGAAGATACTCCTGTTAACCAGGTTTTGCTTGCTGATTTTCTGGAACCATATGGAGAGTGTCACGTAGCCAGGGATGGTTTTGAGGCTGTGGAAATTTTCGAGCAAAGTCTGAGCACGACCGAACAGTCATTTGATCTGCTTTGTCTTGATATCATGATGCCGAAAATGGACGGACAGGCAGTACTTCAGACTGTTCGAAAGCTGGAAGAAGAGCAGGGGATAGCAGAGGAAGAGAGGGTGAAGGTTCTGATGATCACAGCCCTTGATGATTCGAAAAACATCATGGAGGCTCTGGTGAAGGGGAAGTGTGCAGGGTATCTGACCAAACCTGTTAGTAGGGCCACACTGCAGGAGCAATTAGCTTTGTTAGGCCTTGGCTGA
- a CDS encoding Hpt domain-containing protein, whose product MTDLSLSDRVEIHVRDFYQLPVEKVAVMLPTFLAVLKNHLNDLETALDGGDLIGIGRVGHTLKGALLNLGLAEIAEIAASIEREGKLGGENFDFTEAVSRLKVELQEIL is encoded by the coding sequence ATGACAGACCTATCCTTGTCTGATCGGGTGGAAATACATGTACGGGATTTTTATCAATTACCTGTTGAGAAGGTTGCCGTCATGCTTCCTACCTTTCTCGCTGTTCTCAAAAATCATTTAAATGATCTGGAAACAGCACTTGATGGAGGTGACCTGATTGGAATTGGCCGGGTAGGACATACCCTGAAGGGTGCTCTTCTGAATCTGGGTCTTGCTGAGATCGCCGAGATTGCCGCAAGCATTGAAAGAGAGGGGAAATTAGGGGGGGAGAATTTTGATTTTACTGAAGCGGTATCCCGGTTGAAAGTAGAACTTCAAGAGATTCTTTGA
- a CDS encoding NAD(P)(+) transhydrogenase (Re/Si-specific) subunit beta — protein MSIVNIIDFVYLISAVLFMLGIKNLSSPATAKLGNKLSMAGMLVAIAATLASPDMFGYTMIIIAIAIGAAIGGYAAVKVEMTSMPEMVALFNGCGGAASALVAMAEFNGHTGAFANFTMITLLLSVIIGGLTFTGSIIAYTKLQGIISTRPITYPFQQVVNAGIVLLTIFLAYLVFQNPANTLAFYFIILLALGLGVLAVIPIGGADMPVIVSLLNSYSGLAVSMTGFALNNNALIIVGSLVGASGLFLTKIMCDAMNRSLANVLFGAFGAVDDSVADGGEGPTGSMKGFEVEDVAITLQNADSLIIVPGYGMAAAQAQHVTRELGDYLGEEGVDVRYAIHSVAGRMPGHMNVLLAEADVPYDQLYAMEDINDDFSTTDVVLVIGANDVVNPAAKTNPGSPIYGMPILEVDKAQTVVVLKRSMNVGFAGIENELFFKDNTMMLFGDAKSSIQKLLSAVKE, from the coding sequence ATGTCTATTGTTAATATTATCGATTTTGTATATCTGATATCGGCTGTACTGTTCATGCTTGGTATCAAGAATCTGAGCTCTCCAGCCACGGCAAAACTCGGAAACAAGCTGTCCATGGCTGGAATGTTAGTGGCAATTGCTGCCACACTCGCTTCCCCCGACATGTTCGGCTACACCATGATCATCATCGCCATTGCCATTGGTGCAGCCATCGGTGGCTATGCCGCTGTGAAGGTTGAGATGACCTCAATGCCTGAAATGGTTGCCCTGTTTAACGGGTGCGGTGGTGCTGCATCAGCACTTGTTGCCATGGCTGAGTTTAATGGTCATACCGGCGCATTTGCAAACTTCACCATGATAACCCTGCTTCTCTCCGTTATTATTGGTGGCCTTACCTTTACCGGTTCCATTATTGCCTACACCAAACTGCAGGGGATAATTTCCACACGCCCCATTACCTATCCATTCCAGCAGGTTGTCAATGCCGGGATTGTACTGCTAACCATTTTCCTTGCCTATTTAGTATTCCAGAACCCGGCCAACACTTTGGCGTTTTATTTTATTATTCTTCTGGCTTTGGGTCTTGGCGTTCTTGCCGTTATCCCGATAGGCGGAGCGGACATGCCGGTTATTGTATCACTCCTGAACTCTTACTCCGGACTTGCAGTTTCCATGACCGGTTTTGCCCTTAACAATAATGCCCTTATTATTGTTGGTTCCCTGGTTGGAGCATCGGGCCTCTTCCTCACCAAAATCATGTGTGATGCCATGAATCGCTCGCTCGCCAATGTCCTTTTTGGTGCCTTTGGTGCCGTTGATGACTCTGTAGCTGACGGTGGCGAAGGTCCCACTGGAAGTATGAAAGGATTCGAGGTTGAAGATGTCGCCATTACCCTTCAAAATGCAGATTCCCTGATCATTGTTCCAGGTTATGGTATGGCCGCTGCTCAGGCTCAGCATGTTACCCGTGAGCTCGGTGATTACCTTGGAGAAGAAGGTGTCGATGTTCGATATGCCATTCACTCAGTTGCCGGTCGTATGCCCGGGCACATGAACGTTCTTCTTGCCGAGGCTGATGTACCCTATGATCAGCTTTACGCCATGGAAGATATCAACGACGATTTTTCAACCACAGATGTGGTATTGGTCATCGGTGCTAACGATGTTGTGAACCCTGCCGCAAAAACCAATCCAGGCAGTCCTATTTACGGTATGCCTATTCTGGAAGTTGATAAGGCACAAACCGTCGTTGTCTTGAAACGTTCCATGAACGTTGGGTTTGCAGGAATTGAGAATGAGCTTTTCTTCAAAGACAACACCATGATGCTCTTTGGTGATGCCAAGTCCTCTATTCAAAAACTGCTTTCAGCAGTTAAAGAATAA
- a CDS encoding NAD(P) transhydrogenase subunit alpha, producing the protein MDTGTIIIGLTIFVLACFAGAELISKVPQTLHTPLMSASNAISGVAILGALIATGRPESIDAESMLGFCAVVFATVNVVGGYMVTDRMLQMFKKKKRKKKE; encoded by the coding sequence ATGGATACAGGAACAATCATTATCGGTTTGACCATTTTTGTACTGGCCTGCTTTGCAGGGGCCGAGCTTATTTCAAAAGTGCCGCAAACCTTACACACCCCACTTATGTCCGCATCAAATGCCATTTCAGGTGTTGCCATCCTTGGTGCTTTGATTGCCACGGGTCGCCCCGAAAGTATTGATGCAGAATCCATGCTTGGATTTTGTGCAGTTGTATTTGCCACGGTGAATGTGGTTGGTGGATACATGGTAACGGACAGAATGCTTCAGATGTTCAAGAAAAAGAAGCGGAAGAAAAAAGAATAG
- a CDS encoding Re/Si-specific NAD(P)(+) transhydrogenase subunit alpha encodes MKLAVLKETEEGENRVAIIPDSIKRLSQHGFDVLIEAGAGLASGHSDQDYTDKGATIVATAAELISQGDCVIKVRPPSMEEAEALKDGSFYISIVQSTLRHDIVKKFQDKKITAFGLDIIPRTTLAQSMDVLSSMSTISGYKAVLLAADNINKFFPMLMTAAGTIAPAKVLVLGAGVAGLMACATAKRLGGVVEAFDVRPEVKEQVNSVGAKFVEVPIKEDGSGGGGYAKEMSDEYKKKQAELISKHIAKSDVVIPTALIPGKKAPILISEEQVKSMKPGSVIVDLAAEMGGNCALTTPGENIVVHGVQIIGHANLPSTMSFHASQMFSKNVEKFLFHLCDENGFKMNMEDEITSGSLVTKDGEVIHQLTKSLMAG; translated from the coding sequence ATGAAACTCGCTGTTCTAAAAGAGACAGAAGAGGGCGAAAACAGGGTTGCTATCATTCCGGATTCCATCAAGCGACTTAGCCAACATGGCTTTGACGTTTTGATTGAAGCAGGTGCAGGCCTGGCGTCCGGTCATAGTGATCAGGATTACACGGATAAAGGAGCCACCATCGTGGCGACTGCCGCAGAACTTATCAGTCAGGGTGACTGTGTGATTAAAGTTCGCCCGCCATCCATGGAAGAAGCCGAAGCCCTTAAAGATGGCTCCTTCTATATTTCCATTGTCCAGTCGACCCTGCGCCACGACATCGTCAAAAAATTTCAGGATAAAAAAATCACGGCATTCGGTCTTGATATCATCCCACGAACAACTCTGGCGCAATCCATGGATGTTCTTTCCTCGATGAGTACCATTTCCGGCTACAAGGCAGTGCTCCTTGCTGCAGATAATATCAACAAGTTTTTCCCCATGCTTATGACTGCCGCTGGAACGATTGCCCCAGCGAAAGTTCTTGTTCTCGGTGCCGGAGTAGCCGGGCTTATGGCCTGTGCCACCGCAAAACGTCTTGGTGGAGTTGTTGAAGCATTTGATGTCCGCCCCGAAGTAAAGGAACAGGTCAATTCAGTCGGTGCCAAGTTTGTTGAAGTTCCAATAAAAGAAGACGGGTCGGGCGGTGGCGGTTATGCCAAAGAGATGTCAGATGAATATAAAAAGAAACAGGCTGAACTGATTTCCAAACACATTGCTAAATCAGATGTGGTCATTCCTACCGCTCTCATTCCCGGCAAGAAAGCGCCTATTCTGATCAGTGAAGAACAGGTTAAATCCATGAAACCCGGGTCTGTCATTGTCGATCTTGCGGCTGAAATGGGAGGCAACTGTGCGCTCACCACACCTGGTGAAAATATTGTTGTCCATGGTGTCCAGATTATCGGTCATGCCAACCTGCCTTCCACCATGTCCTTTCACGCCTCTCAGATGTTTTCCAAGAATGTTGAAAAATTCCTTTTCCATCTCTGTGATGAAAATGGTTTTAAGATGAATATGGAAGATGAAATCACCAGTGGATCACTGGTCACCAAAGATGGCGAGGTCATCCACCAACTGACCAAGTCACTCATGGCCGGATAA
- the mpl gene encoding UDP-N-acetylmuramate:L-alanyl-gamma-D-glutamyl-meso-diaminopimelate ligase: protein MELLPDLNRAPETIRHIHIMGICGTGMAALAGMLKSSGYEISGSDKSVYPPMSVFLEEIGITAHDGYGKQNLEPRPDLVIVGNVITRINPEAQALAEAKIPYLSFPQALAHFFIQSRTSLVVTGTHGKTTTSSILASCLNRAGLDPTFMIGGIVREFDANFRLGKGEHFVSEGDEYDTAFFDKESKFLHYRPDIAIITSVEFDHADIFTDLEAIKRSFKKFVSLLPKDGLIIAHLDDPNVMDVVRDAPCEVQGYGQNTNLDWSLHNVRAEGGITHFTARLHGKNWADFSVQLPGTHNCLNSLAVAAVLHRIGVTPAAINQGLKQFGGIKRRQEVRGVVNNITVIDDFAHHPTAVKETLKALKAAYPGQRLITVFEPRTNSSRRAVFQRDYVSCFDSADLVFIREPVPLDNVASDELFSSRQLADDLKKRGLHAQSCPDTDAILDSLLQILQAKDVVAILSNGGFDNIHQRLLEKLQSI, encoded by the coding sequence ATGGAACTACTCCCTGATCTGAACCGCGCTCCTGAAACCATCCGCCACATCCACATCATGGGGATCTGTGGTACCGGCATGGCAGCCCTTGCCGGGATGCTGAAAAGTTCCGGATACGAGATCAGCGGCTCCGACAAATCAGTTTACCCCCCCATGTCTGTTTTCCTTGAAGAAATTGGTATTACGGCCCATGACGGGTACGGTAAACAAAATCTGGAACCACGCCCCGATCTTGTTATCGTGGGGAATGTCATTACCAGAATAAATCCTGAAGCACAGGCACTGGCCGAGGCTAAAATTCCATACCTCTCTTTTCCTCAGGCACTGGCCCATTTCTTTATTCAATCGCGAACATCCCTTGTGGTCACCGGCACCCACGGAAAAACCACAACATCTTCCATTCTTGCATCCTGCCTCAATCGGGCAGGACTTGACCCCACCTTTATGATTGGCGGTATCGTCCGGGAATTTGATGCCAATTTTCGTCTCGGTAAGGGAGAGCATTTTGTCTCAGAAGGAGATGAATATGACACAGCCTTCTTTGACAAGGAATCCAAATTCCTCCACTATCGGCCAGACATTGCAATTATAACTTCGGTGGAATTTGATCATGCCGACATATTTACTGATCTGGAAGCCATTAAACGATCCTTTAAAAAGTTTGTTTCACTGCTTCCCAAAGACGGCCTTATCATCGCCCATCTTGATGATCCCAATGTGATGGATGTTGTGCGTGATGCCCCCTGCGAAGTACAAGGTTACGGCCAAAACACAAATCTGGACTGGTCGCTCCATAATGTCCGGGCAGAGGGTGGAATAACTCATTTCACCGCCCGCCTGCATGGTAAAAACTGGGCTGATTTCTCAGTACAGTTACCGGGTACCCATAACTGCCTGAACAGTTTAGCTGTTGCTGCAGTTCTCCATCGCATAGGTGTCACTCCTGCTGCCATCAATCAGGGACTCAAACAGTTTGGAGGTATCAAGCGTCGCCAAGAGGTACGCGGAGTAGTAAATAACATAACCGTAATTGATGACTTTGCTCACCACCCTACGGCCGTCAAGGAGACATTAAAAGCGTTAAAAGCTGCTTACCCAGGGCAACGCCTGATTACTGTTTTTGAACCACGCACCAACTCTTCACGACGCGCTGTTTTTCAGCGCGACTATGTCAGCTGTTTTGATTCTGCCGATCTTGTCTTTATTCGGGAACCGGTCCCCCTTGATAACGTGGCAAGCGATGAGCTTTTTTCTTCCAGACAACTTGCTGATGATCTAAAAAAACGCGGTCTTCACGCCCAATCCTGTCCTGATACCGATGCTATTCTGGACAGCCTGTTGCAAATCCTCCAGGCCAAAGATGTCGTCGCAATTCTTTCCAACGGTGGCTTTGACAATATTCATCAACGACTCCTGGAGAAACTCCAGTCAATCTGA
- a CDS encoding cation:proton antiporter encodes MQLFHIIAILISLAAAFSWVNYRFLRMPTAIGLMTIALVMSLVLIGLAKFGYGTIGQEVERMLTSIDFNATLLHGMLSFLLFAGALHINLEDLAKQRLVIAILATASVIGATFLIGIGAWYISALLDLNIPMIYCLLFGSLISPTDPIAVLGILKTAGASKSLETKIAGESLFNDGIAVVVFLVIAAMATGTKPVTVETIFHIFATEVVGGVLYGLLLGGISFWMLKKVDNYSVEVLITLAITTGGYVLAESLHLSAPIAIVVAGLLIGNHGRKLAMSQSTREHLDTFWELIDEVLNAVLFVLIGLELVIITLDQKYLLAGLLAIPLVLSARMISVALPIGIMRRFRSFSPGVVSILTWGGLRGGISVALALSLPSGDIRNALVTITYMVVVFSVLVQGLTLAPLVRATASRAEAELGRTHLDT; translated from the coding sequence ATGCAGCTATTTCATATTATCGCCATTCTTATCAGCCTGGCTGCCGCATTCAGTTGGGTAAATTACCGCTTTCTCCGTATGCCGACGGCCATTGGCTTAATGACCATTGCCCTTGTCATGTCCCTTGTTTTAATCGGTCTGGCTAAGTTTGGTTACGGTACCATTGGACAGGAGGTTGAAAGAATGCTCACCTCCATTGATTTTAATGCGACCCTGCTCCATGGAATGCTCAGTTTTCTCCTTTTTGCCGGAGCATTACATATCAATCTGGAGGATCTGGCAAAACAACGTCTGGTAATTGCAATCCTTGCAACAGCAAGCGTTATCGGGGCAACTTTTTTGATTGGTATTGGCGCCTGGTACATTTCGGCCTTGTTGGATCTGAATATTCCGATGATTTATTGTCTGCTCTTTGGTTCTTTGATATCACCCACCGATCCCATCGCGGTTCTGGGCATCTTGAAAACCGCCGGAGCATCTAAGAGCCTTGAGACAAAAATTGCTGGTGAATCACTCTTTAACGATGGTATCGCTGTTGTTGTATTTTTGGTGATAGCAGCGATGGCAACGGGAACAAAACCTGTAACGGTTGAGACCATATTTCATATTTTTGCAACAGAGGTTGTAGGTGGAGTTTTATATGGTCTGCTTCTTGGGGGCATTTCTTTCTGGATGCTGAAAAAGGTTGATAACTACTCCGTTGAAGTGCTCATTACCCTGGCTATCACCACCGGTGGTTATGTGCTTGCCGAATCTCTCCATCTATCCGCTCCCATAGCCATTGTTGTAGCAGGGCTGCTAATCGGTAACCACGGCCGTAAACTTGCCATGTCTCAATCAACACGTGAACACCTGGATACATTCTGGGAATTGATTGATGAAGTTCTCAACGCTGTGCTCTTTGTCCTTATAGGTCTGGAGTTGGTAATAATCACACTCGATCAAAAATATCTATTGGCAGGATTACTGGCAATCCCTTTGGTGTTAAGTGCCCGTATGATCAGTGTGGCCCTTCCCATTGGAATTATGCGGCGTTTTAGAAGTTTTTCGCCAGGGGTTGTTTCCATTCTCACCTGGGGAGGTCTTCGAGGTGGTATCTCTGTGGCACTTGCCCTTTCTCTGCCGTCTGGTGATATCCGTAATGCGCTGGTTACCATAACATATATGGTTGTTGTGTTTTCTGTTCTGGTGCAGGGATTGACCCTTGCCCCTCTGGTACGCGCCACAGCTTCCCGGGCAGAAGCTGAGCTTGGGCGGACACACCTGGACACATGA
- a CDS encoding carbonic anhydrase: MYEIEKIFNRIIQRVNINLRDLTFDVSPFVKDHINLEKMSEFYAFYGITADIPLNLKFIHSGLAGSYFLGNCRISDSLLYKSDIRGDELKRKGDTFQYKHFSIDLAKDELIDIETSALIKTLVHNYSHDPETPERFFIKDTLALDYSNIHGAPSDGCFLGSFATIDLTTMRDCVIGPYSYIQAGEINHLNVEPGTIWVNSPGQFNFLYQYPTKRLKQYIHCSPEKGPTGLLIDFIEARKDAFNTIFDAANLEDTIKVPENASLDRYAVVLPSTTISENVLVAQRAYLENSYLGRGANAQEHCFIINSRLEGGNVTAHGAKIIEADLDEGVFVGFNSFLFGKPEHRLIIGKGCVIMPHTIIDSEETLSIPQDTLVWGLVTNQQELQENSISLENLKKIETHTNQGNMFFEGSGSTFVQAFKDRIQHILEVNGAFFHEHNNNVKGHAQNNRKLSLNNIQPFLFGNMQGVYPDITILP, from the coding sequence ATGTACGAAATTGAAAAGATTTTCAACAGAATCATCCAGCGAGTGAATATCAATCTTCGAGATCTTACTTTTGACGTAAGCCCCTTTGTTAAAGACCATATCAATCTGGAAAAAATGAGTGAATTCTATGCTTTTTATGGAATCACAGCAGATATCCCACTCAACCTCAAGTTTATTCACAGTGGTCTTGCAGGCAGTTATTTTCTTGGTAATTGTCGAATATCAGATTCGCTGCTCTACAAATCAGATATACGAGGTGACGAACTCAAGCGAAAAGGGGACACCTTTCAATACAAACACTTCAGTATTGATCTTGCAAAAGACGAGCTTATAGACATAGAAACCAGTGCTCTTATAAAGACACTGGTGCACAACTACTCTCATGATCCCGAGACTCCCGAACGTTTTTTCATCAAGGATACACTGGCGCTTGATTACTCAAATATCCATGGAGCGCCCTCTGATGGCTGTTTTCTTGGTTCTTTTGCAACAATTGATCTTACAACCATGCGCGATTGCGTAATAGGCCCTTATTCCTACATACAGGCCGGCGAGATCAATCACCTCAACGTCGAACCTGGAACAATTTGGGTCAACAGCCCGGGACAATTTAATTTTCTCTATCAATATCCCACAAAAAGACTCAAGCAATACATTCACTGTTCCCCTGAAAAAGGGCCAACTGGGCTCCTGATTGATTTCATTGAGGCACGCAAAGATGCATTCAATACGATTTTTGACGCTGCCAACCTGGAAGACACAATCAAGGTACCGGAAAACGCCTCACTTGATCGTTATGCCGTCGTTCTGCCAAGCACAACGATTTCAGAAAATGTACTTGTTGCCCAACGTGCCTACCTGGAAAATTCCTATTTGGGCAGGGGGGCAAATGCTCAGGAACATTGTTTTATCATTAACTCTCGCCTGGAAGGGGGCAATGTCACAGCCCATGGTGCAAAAATAATTGAAGCCGATCTCGATGAAGGTGTGTTTGTAGGCTTCAACAGTTTTCTCTTCGGTAAACCAGAACATCGGCTCATAATAGGAAAGGGGTGTGTGATCATGCCTCATACCATTATAGACTCCGAGGAGACTCTCTCCATTCCTCAAGACACTCTGGTTTGGGGACTCGTCACCAATCAGCAGGAGCTTCAGGAAAACAGTATTTCACTCGAGAATCTCAAAAAAATTGAAACACATACCAACCAGGGAAACATGTTTTTTGAAGGCAGCGGATCCACCTTTGTTCAGGCTTTTAAAGACCGGATACAACACATTCTTGAGGTTAACGGTGCCTTTTTCCATGAGCATAACAACAATGTTAAAGGACACGCACAGAATAACCGTAAGCTTTCGTTAAATAATATCCAACCATTTCTCTTTGGCAACATGCAAGGGGTGTATCCGGATATTACCATTCTCCCCTGA